One genomic segment of Panicum virgatum strain AP13 chromosome 2N, P.virgatum_v5, whole genome shotgun sequence includes these proteins:
- the LOC120659733 gene encoding uncharacterized protein LOC120659733 → MGNPESHSSSSAMASGCVPDIWQWIKRLPEQWRGGSYSLQICNSPSMNQSLNLVVSKHSESQPLNLSFSICTELHDPISLWSSNYSTLRSAPTTSLSAIFLHDIICGVVRYGPYSNSRSLFRLPNVQISEDSGKTFNLAFFTLAILVSIYEAPSNLRHEFIKNISAQLMRDEMRYAAKKLMLMLGSNAEELWMRSVNLGVTNWTMEGLRSGDGSPSPFTVFSYALFASRLWKVQVYCPVVAMIMEHPSRQTKDEKLLFSLNYQQLEGVIQFVYRVTIKENWIDVIVKVDKLRCDLVQLVSETLMARQGYGSDEKHCPSRVSLQLTPMAQPDILSVSVTPASIGSGVSTHEAVHLRPWKFERAVHGNTASLGWFLHDGAGGREVFSGEPRGLRLPRPRSWLRDRYTSPGRPSTRCGGAIFAGDEYGEGVCWRMRPAAAGKTVEWEVRATVWVTYWPNKKRTPPLHTETRMLEVRELLQLTVAE, encoded by the exons ATGGGGAATCCAGAGAGCCATAGCTCTTCTTCAGCCATGGCTTCTGGGTGCGTTCCTGACATCTGGCAGTGGATCAAAAGACTGCCAGAGCAGTGGAGAGGAGGGTCATACTCTCTTCAGATTTGCAACTCTCCATCCATGAATCAATCTCTGAATCTTGTGGTCAGCAAGCATTCTGAAAGCCAACCACTCAACCTGTCTTTCTCCATTTGCACCGAATTGCATGATCCGATCTCACTCTGGAGCTCCAATTATTCTACACTGAGATCTGCTCCTACCACGAGTCTCTCTGCCATTTTCTTGCATGATATCATATGTGGGGTTGTCAGGTACGGACCTTACTCTAACAGCCGGTCACTCTTCAGGCTGCCAAATGTGCAGATATCTGAAGACTCCGGCAAGACCTTCAACTTGGCCTTCTTCACTCTTGCAATCCTGGTCTCCATCTACGAAGCTCCATCAAACCTCCGTCATGAGTTCATCAAGAATATCAGTGCGCAACTGATGCGTGATGAGATGCGGTATGCAGCCAAGAAGCTGATGCTCATGCTGGGGTCCAACGCCGAGGAGCTGTGGATGCGGTCGGTGAACCTCGGCGTCACCAACTGGACCATGGAGGGTCTCCGGTCCGGTGACGGATCACCGTCGCCTTTCACGGTGTTCTCCTACGCTCTTTTTGCGAGCAGGCTGTGGAAGGTCCAGGTGTACTGCCCTGTTGTGGCCATGATCATGGAGCACCCCTCACGTCAGACCAAAGATGAGAAGCTGCTGTTCTCACTGAACTACCAACAGCTTGAGGGCGTGATCCAGTTCGTGTACAGAGTCACCATCAAGGAGAACTGGATCGACGTCATCGTCAAAGTCGACAAATTAAG GTGTGACCTGGTCCAGCTGGTGTCCGAGACTCTGATGGCGAGGCAGGGGTACGGCTCTGACGAGAAGCACTGCCCCTCGCGCGTGTCCCTGCAGCTCACCCCCATGGCGCAGCCGGACATCCTCTCCGTCTCCGTGACGCCGGCGTCCATCGGCAGCGGCGTCTCCACCCACGAGGCGGTGCACCTGAGGCCCTGGAAGTTCGAGCGCGCGGTGCACGGCAACACGGCGTCGCTGGGCTGGTTCCTccacgacggcgccggcggccgggaggtgttctccggcgagccgcgcgggCTGCGGCTGCCCCGGCCGCGGTCGTGGCTCCGGGACCGGTACACCAGCCCGGGCCGGCCCTCCACGCGGTGCGGCGGGGCGATCTTCGCCGGCGACGAGTACGGCGAGGGCGTGTGCTGGCGGatgcgcccggcggcggccgggaagaCCGTGGAGTGGGAGGTGCGGGCGACGGTG
- the LOC120659734 gene encoding amino acid transporter ANT1-like, which yields MAAAAAPLLLAQEDGRARRGGATSAQTLGNVVVSIVGTGVLGLPYAFLAAGWLAGSVGVAAAGSATLYCMLLLVDCRDKLDEDQPEECCQGHYTYGDLGERCFGTIGRCLTEILILVSQAGGSVAYLIFIGQNLHSIFSQLMSPAGFIFAILLPVQIALSFIRSLPSLSPFSIFADVCNVLAMAIVIKEDLQLFDHPFASRTAFNGLWAVPFTFGVAVFCFEGFSMTLALEASMAERRKFRRVLSQALAAIITVYVCFGVCGYLAYGDATKDIITLNLPNNWTSVAVKVGLCVALVFTFPVMMHPIHEIVETRFRSSGCFQKLSHNVPGAEWLGLHSSRILVVAILTVVASFIPAFGAFISFVGSTMCALLSFVLPALFHLSIVGSSMSLWRRAMDYVILLFGLAFAGYGLVSALSSH from the exons atggcggcggcggcggcgccgctgctgctggcgcAGGAGGACGGGAGGGCGAGACGCGGCGGGGCGACGTCGGCGCAGACGCTGGGGAACGTGGTGGTATCCATCGTCGGCACCGGCGTGCTCGGCCTCCCCTacgccttcctcgccgccgggtGGCTCGCGGGCTccgtcggcgtcgccgccgccggctccgccaCGCTCTACTGCATGCTCCTACTC GTGGACTGCAGGGATAAACTCGATGAGGACCAACCTGAAGAGTGCTGTCAGGGTCACTATACATATGGGGATTTGGGTGAAAGGTGCTTTGGGACTATAGGTCGATGCTTGACAGAAATCCTCATCCTTGTTTCGCAGGCCGGTGGTTCTGTAGCGTACCTAATATTCATTGGCCAAAATCTTCACTCCATATTCAGCCAGTTGATGTCCCCAGCTGGCTTCATCTTTGCCATCCTTCTGCCTGTGCAGATCGCACTCTCCTTCATCCGTTCACTGCCTTCTCTTTCTCCATTCAGTATATTTGCAGATGTGTGCAACGTCCTTGCCATGGCAATTGTGATCAAAGAGGATCTTCAACTCTTTGATCATCCCTTTGCAAGTAGAACTGCTTTTAATGGGCTTTGGGCAGTGCCATTCACCTTTGGGGTTGCAGTCTTCTGTTTTGAAGGATTCAGCATGACCCTTGCACTGGAAGCTTCAATGGCTGAGCGGAGAAAGTTCCGCCGGGTACTTTCTCAAGCACTTGCTGCCATTATAACCGTGTATGTGTGTTTTGGAGTGTGTGGGTACTTGGCCTATGGTGATGCCACCAAAGACATCATAACACTCAATCTTCCAAACAATTGGACATCAGTTGCAGTTAAG GTTGGCCTATGCGTCGCGCTGGTGTTCACGTTCCCAGTTATGATGCACCCGATCCATGAGATTGTGGAGACAAGATTCAGATCAAGTGGATGCTTTCAGAAGCTCTCCCACAATGTACCTGGAGCTGAGTGGCTAGGCCTGCACTCAAGCCGCATCCTCGTGGTGGCCATCCTGACTGTTGTGGCATCCTTCATCCCTGCTTTTGGGGCGTTCATCTCATTCGTCGGAAGCACGATGTGCGCGCTTCTCTCCTTCGTGCTGCCTGCTCTCTTCCATCTCAGCATTGTAGGCTCGTCAATGTCCTTATGGAGGCGGGCGATGGACTATGTCATTCTTCTCTTTGGTCTGGCTTTTGCCGGGTACGGTCTTGTCTCTGCTCTGTCCTCACATTAG